A stretch of the Pseudorasbora parva isolate DD20220531a chromosome 13, ASM2467924v1, whole genome shotgun sequence genome encodes the following:
- the dnmt3ba gene encoding DNA (cytosine-5-)-methyltransferase 3 beta, duplicate a isoform X3 has translation MATNVSLDPNNPDDKCSRNEVLCWINETLHTNFTQVEQCRSGACFCQLIDLLFPGSIDMSKVNFESQKRSDFMQNYSLLQTAFRKLGITESVPVKELLTGKFRPNFTFMKWFKKFFSANERQGREYNPVEARNGQDIVQVDDAVKSPKSGKSPHESGRVRDESDKDVDFNGRRRPVTYDPKWQTTFKWIKASHLGDNCAYCTFCDYNFTLHIGFHDLKRHQQTQKHMKCELGKKQIAGSISCSETMLLFIQNHCLSSLPSRINKVSQRTAKYILGLEYPKDIVSACKLNPFCIYIYGQVPLDAESGERTSCHVVLVGFFEEKQERYCIRLLDVFQSEDSGSGCLPSVLQKFELPASNMVAFYVNGPEKTSESFVLQIRELNPHVIDLGGLYSIPDSACNAGLKACSSQVQELIVNIYAHFSNCSTSNDNLKMLFAGVDGLKDASVPLSYSCEEFCVLVQRMLGMWGDLVSYFNSCDENNDKAKHICSQLENPIIRVTLMFLDHALGPLRAFGQHLQQSKGSVRADLVQILREASGLLRSYTSSFLRPQAVIRYLKERDPTILENSTFCLPAADLSLGGVVEDFLSAREEELADSLDAFHDESLKFYKTLTTSIADSLPLSDSVLRGISQLLSPAGRLKVTGKNIVELAVQFGICSKPEDSAKLTDEFLEYQLVEDEEDTSSTLSLERYWHCVLKTFPPASFFKRLVLCLLVLPCPSLEAENIFAQAVKNGDAHNWDDSSGESENDIAKELDFNDDSSIEQTEGKISPVRNGRKKKARSSTSETVQHSNAVKPCVVRLEKITREMDLKDGAEDDVLQEVKNNARSSASNSTPSPRSGKREQAYQDGKGYAIGELVWGKVKGFSWWPGLVVAWKGRVLPVSMRRVEWFGDGMFSEIHTEGLLPFSAFVKCFCSKSYDGLPTYKNAIYQILELAGERCGKTFPPTEKKGEEVKSMLDWAFGGFQPMGPDGFLPLTESSTSNKTESDSSISDYQPPAKRKYVSKNRQSTQSTQVYTRDQMVHEVTVKGRKIEDFCLSCGSADVEIFHPLFKGSLCFKCKENFTETLYRYDEDGYQSYCTVCCAGQEVILCGNASCCRCFCKDCLNVLVGPGTFDKLKDVDPWSCYICLPSKCYGVLKLRPDWSIRVQEYFANNSAFEFEPHRVYPSIPAHQRRPIRVLSLFDGIATGYLVLKDLGFKLDRYIASEICEDSIAVGMIKHEGMVEYVKDVRTITRKHLAEWGPFDLLIGGSPCNDLSMVNPARKGLFEGTGRLFFEYYRMLTMMRPREDDDRPFFWLFENVVAMSAHDKADICRFLECNPVMIDAVKVSPAHRARYFWGNLPGMNRPLAASLTDNVNLQDCLEVGRTATFNKVRTITTKSNSIKQGKMGPLPVTMNGKEDYLWCTEMERIFGFPKHYTDVNNMGRGQRQKVLGRSWSVPVIRHLFAPLKDYFACE, from the exons ATGGCTACAAATGTTAGTCTGGACCCTAACAACCCTGATGACAAGTGCAGTCGCAATGAAGTTTTGTGCTGGATCAACGAAACCCTACACACTAACTTTACTCAAGTGGAGCAATGTCGTTCag gTGCATGTTTTTGCCAGCTTATAGACCTGCTCTTCCCAGGGTCAATTGACATGAGCAAAGTAAACTTTGAGTCCCAAAAGAGGTCTGATTTCATGCAGAACTACAGTCTTTTGCAGACAGCTTTCCGGAAATTAGGCATAACAGAG TCAGTCCCTGTGAAGGAGCTTCTCACAGGAAAGTTTAGACCCAATTTCACCTTTATGAAGTGGTTCAAGAAATTTTTCAGTGCCAATGAGAGGCAAGGGAGGGAATACAACCCAGTTGAAGCTCGTAATGGTCAAGATATTGTACAGGTAGATGACGCTGTTAAGTCTCCAAAATCCGGGAAAAGTCCACATGAATCTG GCAGAGTAAGAGACGAGTCTGACAAAGACGTGGATTTTAATGGAAGGAGGCGACCTGTGACTTACGATCCTAAATGGCAAACAACCTTTAAATGGATCAAAGCCAGTCATCTGGGGGACAACTGCGCTTACTGCACTTTTTGTGACTATAATTTCACCCTACACATAGGTTTTCACGACCTGAAGCGACACCAGCAAACTCAAAAGCATATGAAATGTGAGCTGGGTAAAAAGCAGATTGCAGGCTCCATTTCCTGTAGTGAAACCATGCTTCTTTTCATTCAAAACCATTGCCTCTCCAGTCTTCCCTCAAGGATCAACAAGGTCTCCCAACGTACTGCAAAATACATCCTCGGACTAGAGTATCCAAAGGACATTGTTTCTGCTTGTAAGCTGAACCCATTCTGTATCTACATATATGGGCAGGTGCCACTTGATGCAGAGAGTGGAGAAAGGACCTCCTGCCATGTGGTGCTCGTGGGTTTTTTTGAGGAAAAGCAAGAAAGGTACTGTATCCGTCTACTTGATGTCTTTCAGTCTGAAGACTCCGGTTCTGGGTGTTTACCCAGTGTCCTCCAAAAGTTTGAGCTTCCTGCTAGCAACATGGTAGCTTTCTATGTAAATGGTCCAGAAAAGACCTCAGAAAGTTTTGTGTTGCAAATTCGGGAGCTCAACCCACATGTGATTGATCTTGGTGGACTTTACAGCATACCTGACTCTGCCTGCAATGCTGGCCTAAAGGCTTGCTCCAGTCAGGTTCAGGAACTTATTGTCAACATCTACGCACACTTCTCAAATTGTTCCACCAGCAATGACAACCTCAAGATGCTGTTTGCTGGGGTTGATGGACTAAAAGACGCCAGTGTTCCCCTTTCATACAGTTGTGAGGAGTTTTGTGTGCTCGTTCAAAGGATGCTTGGAATGTGGGGCGATTTGGTGTCATACTTCAATTCCTGTGATGAAAACAATGATAAAGCTAAGCATATTTGTTCACAGTTGGAGAACCCTATAATTAGGGTCACCTTGATGTTTCTGGATCATGCTCTTGGACCACTCCGTGCCTTCGGGCAGCATCTGCAACAAAGCAAAGGATCTGTTCGTGCTGATCTTGTCCAAATCCTTCGAGAAGCAAGTGGGCTCCTACGTTCGTACACCTCCAGCTTTCTTCGTCCTCAAGCAGTCATACGTTATCTGAAGGAACGAGACCCAACCATCCTGGAAAACTCAACGTTCTGCCTTCCCGCTGCTGATCTCAGTCTGGGTGGGGTGGTAGAGGACTTCCTCTCTGCCAGAGAAGAGGAACTGGCAGATTCCCTCGACGCATTTCATGATGAGTCTTTAAAGTTTTACAAAACTCTTACAACCTCCATTGCTGACAGTCTCCCCCTGAGCGATAGTGTCTTAAGGGGCATTTCACAGCTCCTCAGCCCAGCAGGAAGGTTAAAGGTCACAGGAAAAAATATAGTTGAACTTGCTGTACAATTTGGCATCTGCTCCAAACCTGAGGATTCTGCTAAACTCACTGATGAGTTCTTGGAGTACCAGCTTGTTGAGGATGAAGAAGACACATCTTCAACTCTTTCTCTGGAGCGATACTGGCATTGTGTGCTCAAGACTTTTCCACCAGCATCCTTTTTCAAAAGACTTGTTCTCTGTCTCTTGGTTTTGCCCTGTCCATCTCTTGAAGCAGAAAATATATTTGCTCAG GCGGTTAAAAATGGCGATGCTCATAACTGGGATGATAGTTCGGGTGAAAGTGAAAACGATATAGCAAAGGAGCTGGATTTCAATGATGACTCGTCCATAGAGCAAACTGAAGGCAAGATTTCACCCGTCAGAAATGGGAGGAAGAAAAAAGCCAGAAGTAGCACATCAG AGACAGTTCAACACTCAAATGCAGTGAAGCCATGTGTGGTGCGACTGGAGAAGATCACCAGAG AAATGGACTTGAAAGATGGAGCCGAGGATGACGTTTTACAGGAG GTGAAGAACAATGCTCGTTCTTCTGCATCAAATTCAACACCGAGCCCCAGATCTGGAAAGAGGGAACAAGCATACCAG GATGGGAAGGGTTATGCCATTGGAGAGCTGGTGTGGGGAAAAGTGAAGGGCTTCTCTTGGTGGCCTGGTCTGGTGGTGGCCTGGAAAGGCAGGGTGCTTCCTGTGTCTATGAGACGCGTAGAGTGGTTTGGAGATGGCATGTTTTCAGAG ATTCATACAGAGGGACTGTTGCCCTTTTCTGCATTTGTAAAGTGCTTCTGTAGTAAATCCTATGACGGTCTACCTACCTACAAGAATGCCATCTACCAAATCCTGGAG CTGGCTGGAGAGCGCTGTGGGAAAACTTTCCCCCCCACTGAAAAGAAAGGGGAAGAAGTGAAATCCATGTTAGACTGGGCATTTGGAGGCTTTCAGCCCATGGGTCCTGATGGCTTTTTGCCTCTTACAG AGAGCTCTACCAGTAATAAAACTGAGTCGGATTCATCTATTTCTGATTATCAGCCACCAGCCAAGAGGAAATATGTCTCTAAGAACAGACAATCAACTCAGTCAACTCAGGTGTACACCAGAG ATCAAATGGTCCATGAGGTAACCGTTAAAGGCAGAAAAATTGAAG ATTTCTGTCTGTCCTGTGGATCTGCCGACGTTGAAATTTTCCATCCTCTTTTCAAAGGAAGCCTTTGTTTCAAGTGCAAG GAGAACTTTACAGAAACGCTGTACAGGTATGATGAAGATGGCTATCAGTCATACTGCACAGTGTGCTGTGCTGGGCAAGAGGTCATTCTCTGTGGAAATGCCAGTTGCTGCAG ATGTTTCTGCAAAGACTGTCTCAATGTGTTGGTGGGACCGGGAACATTTGATAAACTGAAGGACGTTGACCCATGGAGCTGTTACATTTGCCTGCCCTCAAAGTGCTATGGTGTGCTCAAGCTCAGGCCTGACTGGAGTATTCGTGTCCAGGAGTATTTTGCCAATAACAGTGCCTTTGAATTT GAGCCACACAGAGTCTATCCATCTATACCAGCTCATCAGCGTCGTCCAATCAGAGTCCTCTCCCTGTTTGATGGGATTGCAACAG GCTATCTGGTTTTAAAAGACCTGGGTTTTAAGTTGGACCGCTATATTGCCTCTGAGATCTGTGAAGACTCTATTGCTGTCGGGATGATCAAACATGAGGGCATGGTTGAATATGTGAAGGATGTGCGCACCATCACAAGGAAGCAT CTAGCCGAGTGGGGGCCATTTGATCTCCTGATCGGTGGAAGTCCGTGTAATGACCTGTCCATGGTGAATCCAGCCAGAAAAGGTCTTTTTG AAGGCACAGGGCGGCTGTTCTTTGAATATTACCGCATGTTAACCATGATGAGGCCCAGAGAGGATGACGATCGCCCATTTTTCTGGCTCTTTGAGAATGTAGTAGCGATGAGTGCCCATGACAAGGCTGATATCTGCCGTTTTTTGGAG TGCAATCCTGTGATGATTGATGCTGTGAAAGTAAGCCCAGCCCACAGGGCCCGATACTTCTGGGGAAATTTACCTGGAATGAACCG acCACTTGCTGCTTCACTCACTGACAACGTAAATCTTCAGGACTGCCTGGAGGTCGGACGAACTGCTACG TTCAACAAAGTTCGCACTATTACCACCAAGTCCAACTCCATCAAACAAGGGAAGATGGGACCTCTACCAGTCACCATGAATGGAAAAGAGGACTACCTTTGGTGCACTGAAATGGAGAG AATATTTGGGTTCCCAAAGCATTACACAGACGTGAATAATATGGGGCGGGGACAGCGGCAGAAAGTCCTTGGTCGGTCCTGGAGTGTTCCCGTGATCCGGCACCTCTTTGCCCCTCTGAAGGATTACTTTGCTTGCGAGTAA
- the dnmt3ba gene encoding DNA (cytosine-5-)-methyltransferase 3 beta, duplicate a isoform X1: protein MATNVSLDPNNPDDKCSRNEVLCWINETLHTNFTQVEQCRSGACFCQLIDLLFPGSIDMSKVNFESQKRSDFMQNYSLLQTAFRKLGITESVPVKELLTGKFRPNFTFMKWFKKFFSANERQGREYNPVEARNGQDIVQVDDAVKSPKSGKSPHESGRVRDESDKDVDFNGRRRPVTYDPKWQTTFKWIKASHLGDNCAYCTFCDYNFTLHIGFHDLKRHQQTQKHMKCELGKKQIAGSISCSETMLLFIQNHCLSSLPSRINKVSQRTAKYILGLEYPKDIVSACKLNPFCIYIYGQVPLDAESGERTSCHVVLVGFFEEKQERYCIRLLDVFQSEDSGSGCLPSVLQKFELPASNMVAFYVNGPEKTSESFVLQIRELNPHVIDLGGLYSIPDSACNAGLKACSSQVQELIVNIYAHFSNCSTSNDNLKMLFAGVDGLKDASVPLSYSCEEFCVLVQRMLGMWGDLVSYFNSCDENNDKAKHICSQLENPIIRVTLMFLDHALGPLRAFGQHLQQSKGSVRADLVQILREASGLLRSYTSSFLRPQAVIRYLKERDPTILENSTFCLPAADLSLGGVVEDFLSAREEELADSLDAFHDESLKFYKTLTTSIADSLPLSDSVLRGISQLLSPAGRLKVTGKNIVELAVQFGICSKPEDSAKLTDEFLEYQLVEDEEDTSSTLSLERYWHCVLKTFPPASFFKRLVLCLLVLPCPSLEAENIFAQAVKNGDAHNWDDSSGESENDIAKELDFNDDSSIEQTEGKISPVRNGRKKKARSSTSETVQHSNAVKPCVVRLEKITREMDLKDGAEDDVLQESSVRGIYGWESSLRQKPQARTVFQAGAGTWSKPVNPDKDSKPEAVKNNARSSASNSTPSPRSGKREQAYQDGKGYAIGELVWGKVKGFSWWPGLVVAWKGRVLPVSMRRVEWFGDGMFSEIHTEGLLPFSAFVKCFCSKSYDGLPTYKNAIYQILELAGERCGKTFPPTEKKGEEVKSMLDWAFGGFQPMGPDGFLPLTESSTSNKTESDSSISDYQPPAKRKYVSKNRQSTQSTQVYTRDQMVHEVTVKGRKIEDFCLSCGSADVEIFHPLFKGSLCFKCKENFTETLYRYDEDGYQSYCTVCCAGQEVILCGNASCCRCFCKDCLNVLVGPGTFDKLKDVDPWSCYICLPSKCYGVLKLRPDWSIRVQEYFANNSAFEFEPHRVYPSIPAHQRRPIRVLSLFDGIATGYLVLKDLGFKLDRYIASEICEDSIAVGMIKHEGMVEYVKDVRTITRKHLAEWGPFDLLIGGSPCNDLSMVNPARKGLFEGTGRLFFEYYRMLTMMRPREDDDRPFFWLFENVVAMSAHDKADICRFLECNPVMIDAVKVSPAHRARYFWGNLPGMNRPLAASLTDNVNLQDCLEVGRTATFNKVRTITTKSNSIKQGKMGPLPVTMNGKEDYLWCTEMERIFGFPKHYTDVNNMGRGQRQKVLGRSWSVPVIRHLFAPLKDYFACE from the exons ATGGCTACAAATGTTAGTCTGGACCCTAACAACCCTGATGACAAGTGCAGTCGCAATGAAGTTTTGTGCTGGATCAACGAAACCCTACACACTAACTTTACTCAAGTGGAGCAATGTCGTTCag gTGCATGTTTTTGCCAGCTTATAGACCTGCTCTTCCCAGGGTCAATTGACATGAGCAAAGTAAACTTTGAGTCCCAAAAGAGGTCTGATTTCATGCAGAACTACAGTCTTTTGCAGACAGCTTTCCGGAAATTAGGCATAACAGAG TCAGTCCCTGTGAAGGAGCTTCTCACAGGAAAGTTTAGACCCAATTTCACCTTTATGAAGTGGTTCAAGAAATTTTTCAGTGCCAATGAGAGGCAAGGGAGGGAATACAACCCAGTTGAAGCTCGTAATGGTCAAGATATTGTACAGGTAGATGACGCTGTTAAGTCTCCAAAATCCGGGAAAAGTCCACATGAATCTG GCAGAGTAAGAGACGAGTCTGACAAAGACGTGGATTTTAATGGAAGGAGGCGACCTGTGACTTACGATCCTAAATGGCAAACAACCTTTAAATGGATCAAAGCCAGTCATCTGGGGGACAACTGCGCTTACTGCACTTTTTGTGACTATAATTTCACCCTACACATAGGTTTTCACGACCTGAAGCGACACCAGCAAACTCAAAAGCATATGAAATGTGAGCTGGGTAAAAAGCAGATTGCAGGCTCCATTTCCTGTAGTGAAACCATGCTTCTTTTCATTCAAAACCATTGCCTCTCCAGTCTTCCCTCAAGGATCAACAAGGTCTCCCAACGTACTGCAAAATACATCCTCGGACTAGAGTATCCAAAGGACATTGTTTCTGCTTGTAAGCTGAACCCATTCTGTATCTACATATATGGGCAGGTGCCACTTGATGCAGAGAGTGGAGAAAGGACCTCCTGCCATGTGGTGCTCGTGGGTTTTTTTGAGGAAAAGCAAGAAAGGTACTGTATCCGTCTACTTGATGTCTTTCAGTCTGAAGACTCCGGTTCTGGGTGTTTACCCAGTGTCCTCCAAAAGTTTGAGCTTCCTGCTAGCAACATGGTAGCTTTCTATGTAAATGGTCCAGAAAAGACCTCAGAAAGTTTTGTGTTGCAAATTCGGGAGCTCAACCCACATGTGATTGATCTTGGTGGACTTTACAGCATACCTGACTCTGCCTGCAATGCTGGCCTAAAGGCTTGCTCCAGTCAGGTTCAGGAACTTATTGTCAACATCTACGCACACTTCTCAAATTGTTCCACCAGCAATGACAACCTCAAGATGCTGTTTGCTGGGGTTGATGGACTAAAAGACGCCAGTGTTCCCCTTTCATACAGTTGTGAGGAGTTTTGTGTGCTCGTTCAAAGGATGCTTGGAATGTGGGGCGATTTGGTGTCATACTTCAATTCCTGTGATGAAAACAATGATAAAGCTAAGCATATTTGTTCACAGTTGGAGAACCCTATAATTAGGGTCACCTTGATGTTTCTGGATCATGCTCTTGGACCACTCCGTGCCTTCGGGCAGCATCTGCAACAAAGCAAAGGATCTGTTCGTGCTGATCTTGTCCAAATCCTTCGAGAAGCAAGTGGGCTCCTACGTTCGTACACCTCCAGCTTTCTTCGTCCTCAAGCAGTCATACGTTATCTGAAGGAACGAGACCCAACCATCCTGGAAAACTCAACGTTCTGCCTTCCCGCTGCTGATCTCAGTCTGGGTGGGGTGGTAGAGGACTTCCTCTCTGCCAGAGAAGAGGAACTGGCAGATTCCCTCGACGCATTTCATGATGAGTCTTTAAAGTTTTACAAAACTCTTACAACCTCCATTGCTGACAGTCTCCCCCTGAGCGATAGTGTCTTAAGGGGCATTTCACAGCTCCTCAGCCCAGCAGGAAGGTTAAAGGTCACAGGAAAAAATATAGTTGAACTTGCTGTACAATTTGGCATCTGCTCCAAACCTGAGGATTCTGCTAAACTCACTGATGAGTTCTTGGAGTACCAGCTTGTTGAGGATGAAGAAGACACATCTTCAACTCTTTCTCTGGAGCGATACTGGCATTGTGTGCTCAAGACTTTTCCACCAGCATCCTTTTTCAAAAGACTTGTTCTCTGTCTCTTGGTTTTGCCCTGTCCATCTCTTGAAGCAGAAAATATATTTGCTCAG GCGGTTAAAAATGGCGATGCTCATAACTGGGATGATAGTTCGGGTGAAAGTGAAAACGATATAGCAAAGGAGCTGGATTTCAATGATGACTCGTCCATAGAGCAAACTGAAGGCAAGATTTCACCCGTCAGAAATGGGAGGAAGAAAAAAGCCAGAAGTAGCACATCAG AGACAGTTCAACACTCAAATGCAGTGAAGCCATGTGTGGTGCGACTGGAGAAGATCACCAGAG AAATGGACTTGAAAGATGGAGCCGAGGATGACGTTTTACAGGAG AGCTCTGTTAGAGGAATATACGGTTGGGAGAGCAGCTTACGGCAGAAACCACAGGCACGTACAGTCTTTCAGGCCGGTGCTGGCACCTGGAGCAAACCAGTGAACCCAGACAAGGACAGCAAGCCAGAGGCG GTGAAGAACAATGCTCGTTCTTCTGCATCAAATTCAACACCGAGCCCCAGATCTGGAAAGAGGGAACAAGCATACCAG GATGGGAAGGGTTATGCCATTGGAGAGCTGGTGTGGGGAAAAGTGAAGGGCTTCTCTTGGTGGCCTGGTCTGGTGGTGGCCTGGAAAGGCAGGGTGCTTCCTGTGTCTATGAGACGCGTAGAGTGGTTTGGAGATGGCATGTTTTCAGAG ATTCATACAGAGGGACTGTTGCCCTTTTCTGCATTTGTAAAGTGCTTCTGTAGTAAATCCTATGACGGTCTACCTACCTACAAGAATGCCATCTACCAAATCCTGGAG CTGGCTGGAGAGCGCTGTGGGAAAACTTTCCCCCCCACTGAAAAGAAAGGGGAAGAAGTGAAATCCATGTTAGACTGGGCATTTGGAGGCTTTCAGCCCATGGGTCCTGATGGCTTTTTGCCTCTTACAG AGAGCTCTACCAGTAATAAAACTGAGTCGGATTCATCTATTTCTGATTATCAGCCACCAGCCAAGAGGAAATATGTCTCTAAGAACAGACAATCAACTCAGTCAACTCAGGTGTACACCAGAG ATCAAATGGTCCATGAGGTAACCGTTAAAGGCAGAAAAATTGAAG ATTTCTGTCTGTCCTGTGGATCTGCCGACGTTGAAATTTTCCATCCTCTTTTCAAAGGAAGCCTTTGTTTCAAGTGCAAG GAGAACTTTACAGAAACGCTGTACAGGTATGATGAAGATGGCTATCAGTCATACTGCACAGTGTGCTGTGCTGGGCAAGAGGTCATTCTCTGTGGAAATGCCAGTTGCTGCAG ATGTTTCTGCAAAGACTGTCTCAATGTGTTGGTGGGACCGGGAACATTTGATAAACTGAAGGACGTTGACCCATGGAGCTGTTACATTTGCCTGCCCTCAAAGTGCTATGGTGTGCTCAAGCTCAGGCCTGACTGGAGTATTCGTGTCCAGGAGTATTTTGCCAATAACAGTGCCTTTGAATTT GAGCCACACAGAGTCTATCCATCTATACCAGCTCATCAGCGTCGTCCAATCAGAGTCCTCTCCCTGTTTGATGGGATTGCAACAG GCTATCTGGTTTTAAAAGACCTGGGTTTTAAGTTGGACCGCTATATTGCCTCTGAGATCTGTGAAGACTCTATTGCTGTCGGGATGATCAAACATGAGGGCATGGTTGAATATGTGAAGGATGTGCGCACCATCACAAGGAAGCAT CTAGCCGAGTGGGGGCCATTTGATCTCCTGATCGGTGGAAGTCCGTGTAATGACCTGTCCATGGTGAATCCAGCCAGAAAAGGTCTTTTTG AAGGCACAGGGCGGCTGTTCTTTGAATATTACCGCATGTTAACCATGATGAGGCCCAGAGAGGATGACGATCGCCCATTTTTCTGGCTCTTTGAGAATGTAGTAGCGATGAGTGCCCATGACAAGGCTGATATCTGCCGTTTTTTGGAG TGCAATCCTGTGATGATTGATGCTGTGAAAGTAAGCCCAGCCCACAGGGCCCGATACTTCTGGGGAAATTTACCTGGAATGAACCG acCACTTGCTGCTTCACTCACTGACAACGTAAATCTTCAGGACTGCCTGGAGGTCGGACGAACTGCTACG TTCAACAAAGTTCGCACTATTACCACCAAGTCCAACTCCATCAAACAAGGGAAGATGGGACCTCTACCAGTCACCATGAATGGAAAAGAGGACTACCTTTGGTGCACTGAAATGGAGAG AATATTTGGGTTCCCAAAGCATTACACAGACGTGAATAATATGGGGCGGGGACAGCGGCAGAAAGTCCTTGGTCGGTCCTGGAGTGTTCCCGTGATCCGGCACCTCTTTGCCCCTCTGAAGGATTACTTTGCTTGCGAGTAA